A genomic segment from Spinacia oleracea cultivar Varoflay chromosome 3, BTI_SOV_V1, whole genome shotgun sequence encodes:
- the LOC130469909 gene encoding pectinesterase inhibitor 10-like — MTYRKRVRATVETDATGSASKSLPSCTSSLSEAASQPTKKHATQSQPSQVSKSVIFGPFSPPGTTTSMVAPPCSSTAKSAQQAIWKTPPTGSASNSLEASTKNKIPPKITSKISIQPNIPPSKPLKYPSTSSSQIPPNMPPHVPPSSHTKTSARDSQSQQKSLQEPKENSTKSKSLREYPDWRENVDFDDKEEVMTIDAKGNIGVASGPI; from the exons ATGACTTATCGCAAGAGAGTTCGAGCTACTGTTGAAACAGATGCTACTGGATCAGCATCAAAGTCGCTACCTTCATGTACCTCATCTTTGAGTGAAGCTGCATCACAACCAACCAAAAAGCATGCTACTCAATCACAACCATCTCAGGTTTCTAAGTCTGTTATATTTGGACCATTCTCTCCACCGGGTACAACTACATCGATGGTTGCACCTCCATGTTCGAGTACTGCAAAAAGTGCGCAGCAAGCTATATGGAAAACACCACCTACTGGATCAGCATCAAATTCACTCGAGGCatcaactaaaaataaaattccaCCTAAGATTACTTCCAAGATTTCAATTCAACCTAATATCCCACCTTCAAAACCACTGAAATACCCTTCTACTTCCTCCAGTCAGATCCCACCTAATATGCCACCTCATGTGCCGCCTTCTAGTCATACTAAAACATCAGCAAGAGATTCTCAATCACAACAAAAAAGTCTTCAAGAACCAAAGGAGAACTCAACAAAATCGAAGTCCTTACGGGAATATCCGGATTGGCGCGAAAATGTAGATTTTGATGACAAGGAAGAGGTTATGACCATTG ATGCTAAGGGTAATATTGGAGTGGCGAGTGGTCCTATTTAG